Genomic segment of Octadecabacter arcticus 238:
ACACGTCATATTCCGGCAGGCTGTCACTGTCTTTCTGGTCATCGCGCAATTCCGCACTTGGCGGTTTGTCGATGATCGCCACAGGAATCATTTCACCGGCGGGGGCGTTCATCCATGGGCGATGATTGGCATTCCGCCAGCGGCAAATATCGAAGACCCGCGTCTTATAAAGGTCTTTGATAGGGTTATATCCACCCGCCATATCGCCATAGATCGTGGCATAGCCCACGGCGACCTCTGATTTGTTGCCTGTCGTCAGCAGCATTTCACCAAACTTGTTGGACTGCGCCATCAACAACAGCCCACGAATACGCGACTGGATATTTTCTTCGGTCAGCCCGTCGTCCAGTCCCGCAAACAGCGGTGCCAATGTCTGCGTCACCGCCGCACGGGTCGCACCGATCGCCACAACGTCATACCGCACACCCAGCGCCGCAGCCGCAGCCTTGGCGTCATCCAAAGACGCATCCGACGTATATTCAGACGGCATCATCACGCAGCGCACATTGTCCGGCCCCAACGCATCCGCCGCAATCGCAGCAACAATCGCCGAATCTACACCGCCGGACAGGCCCAGCAACACCTTTTTAAATCCGGTCTTCGCCATATAGTCGCGCAGCGCCATCACCATCGCCGCGTAATCGGTTTCCATCGTGTCCGGTTCAAGATTTTTGTCGCCATCCTCGGCGACCCAACCCGCATCGGTGCGCACGAAATCGACATGGGCAACAGCCTCCTCGAACCATGGCATCTGCACAGCCAGCGCGCCGTGGCGGTTCAACACAAACGATCCCCCGTCAAACACCTGATCGTCTTGTCCGCCAACCATGTTCAAATAGACCAGCGGCACATCGCATTCCGTCACCCGCGCAACCATCTGGTTCAAACGCACGCTGAATTTGTCGCGAAAGTACGGGCTGCCGTTTGGCACCAGCAACATCTCCGCACCGCTTTCAACCATCGCCTCGCACACGTCCGGATACCATGCGTCCTCGCAAATCGGCGTGCCAATCCGCAACGACCCTGCGTCTCCGCCGGTGCTAAATGGCCCCTGCATATCTGCGCGACTGAACAGACGGACCTCGTCGAAGACATTGAAATTGGGCAGGAAAAATTTGCGCGTGGTGGAAATAATCTTACCGGCCTTCAGCACAAAATACGCATTGCGCAGCTTGTCGCCCTCGCGCAGCGGCCCGCCAATCCCCAGCATCGGACCATCCGCACAGGCCGCAGCCAACTGCGCCAACTGTGCCGCAGCATCGCGTTCAAATGCGGGCTTCATGATCAAATCTTGCGTCTGGTAACCGACCAGAAACATCTCCGGCAACATGACCATATCGGCCCCCGCCGCGCGCCCCTGCTCCCAAGCAACGCGCGCCTTTTCGGCATTGCCTGCAATGTCGCCAACAGTGGGGTTCAGTTGCGCCATCGTCAGCCGGAAACGGTCGCTCATAGGATCACCTTTCATCGCTCTTACCCCCACATAATCGCACAAACCGGCAAGGGGAAGCCGAAGACGAAAAAGCCACATAGAACCACAGTTGTCACGGCGCGCCCTTCCCCCTATCCTGTCTCAAATTCCGCATGAAAGATGTTTGAAATGATGCGCTTTACGTCCTACCTAATCGCCGCCCTCTTGATGGCAACACCTGCTTTGGCGCAATCGGTTCAAACCAAACAATACGACGACGGCGGCATCTATGAAGGCCAGTTCTTGGGTGGCTTGCAGCACGGACAAGGCACATACAGTCTGCCGAACGGGTACCAGTACGACGGCGAATGGTTTGAAGGCGAAATTCGCGGCAATGGCACGGCGCGATTCCCCAACGGATCGCTGTATGAGGGTCAATTCGCCGCCGGAAAGCCCGAAGGCTTCGGCGTTATCAATTTTGCCGATGGCGGCACCTATGAGGGTGACTGGCTTGATGGTAAAATCACCGGACGCGGCATCGCGCGCTACGCCAATGGCGTCGTCTATGAGGGCGACTTTCGAAATGCCATGCACCACGGCCAAGGCACTATGACCAGCCCAGGCGGCTACATCTACGCTGGCCCGTGGGTCAATGGCGTCAAAGAGGGCGAAGGGTCTATCACCTACCCCGACGGCGCGCTGTACAATGGCACTCTGGTCAGCGGCGAACGCCAAGGCGTGGGAACCCTGACCATGCCCGACGGTCTGGTTTATGAAGGCACATGGGCCGCTGGCCAGATTGAGGGCACAGGCCAATTGATCCAACCCAACGGCGATATCTATGAGGGCGACCTCGTGGCAGGCCAACGCCAAGGCGTCGGCACAGTTACTTTCGCGAACGGTGACGTTTATGTGGGCGGCTTTATGAATGATCTGCGCAACGGTAACGGCATATTCACCGGCGTAGACGGCTACCGCTACACAGGCGAATGGGTCAACGGCAAGAATGAGGGCACCGGCGAAGTCACTTATCCGGACGGGTCCATCTATGTTGGCAGCTTCGTGGGCGACCTCGCCGATGGCACTGGCAAGATCACCTACCCCGATGGCTCCACCTATGAAGGCGGCTGGGAGGCTGGCGTAATCAACGGGACCGGTATCGCAACCTACGCCAATGGCCTCGTCTATGAGGGCGATTTCCTCAACGCGAAAAACCACGGCATGGGCACGATGCGCTACGTTGACGGTTACACCTATGTCGGCGCTTGGGACGACGGACAGCGCAGCGGGTTCGGCACTGCGACCTACGCCGATGGCACAATCTATGAAGGCGATTTTGCCAACGGCCAACGCGACGGGGCCGGAAAAATCACGATGGCTGATGGATTCACCTACGAAGGCCGATGGTCCATCGGCGAAATCTCAGGCCTCGGCGTCGCGACCTACACCAATGGCGACGTCTACTCCGGTGAATTCCGCTCAGGTCGACGCCAAGGCGACGGCACCATGACCTACGCCGCCTCCGGTCAAGTCGCAGACGGCGAATGGCAAGACGGCGCACTGGTCACACAAGGTGCAAACAATCCATCAACGGATGGCGTATCCGCGCCAGAACCCGCAACGGAGTGAAGGGCGGCTTTGCGGACTTTATGGCCATTCAATTTCGTCGTGCGAATGTCCGCTGCTCACAAAGCGCACCCAATTTCTGAGGCAGTATACCGCTCGCACTTCTGACCACCCCAGCGGGTGGCGCCGTGGCGTTTGTCACGGCATGGCTGGAGAGGAAGTACGACGGCAAACCCGTTCTGTTTTCGCGCCTATGAAACTGAGAGAGCCCCCGATTGGGGGCTCTTTTGTTTAAATAGAGGTAACTCCCAAGGACCCCATCGGATATCGGGTTTTGTGTTGCCCTTGCGACGTTAGAGCCGAGCGATGATCTGTTGTGGTGATAGGGTGAGTGTTTCGAGGATATTGCCCCCGTGTTTTCTGACCGTCGAGATGACGGATCTGATGTCAGCGAAGACCTGCGCGCCCTCGAGGGTGCGGAAAGTTCCCGAGATTTTCATGCGCAACTTCATCATGCGCAGGTCCCGTTCGGCCTGATTGTTGGTGAAGGGAACTGTGAAGTCCGTAAGGAACCTTAGGACGTCATCACGGTAGTCGCGCAAGCGGACCAGAAGGTTATGGCCTGGCCGCCTGGCTTTTCGGCCTCGCGCACCAGTGCGTCTAGCCAGTGGGTCTTGTCGCTCATGGAAG
This window contains:
- a CDS encoding NAD+ synthase, translating into MSDRFRLTMAQLNPTVGDIAGNAEKARVAWEQGRAAGADMVMLPEMFLVGYQTQDLIMKPAFERDAAAQLAQLAAACADGPMLGIGGPLREGDKLRNAYFVLKAGKIISTTRKFFLPNFNVFDEVRLFSRADMQGPFSTGGDAGSLRIGTPICEDAWYPDVCEAMVESGAEMLLVPNGSPYFRDKFSVRLNQMVARVTECDVPLVYLNMVGGQDDQVFDGGSFVLNRHGALAVQMPWFEEAVAHVDFVRTDAGWVAEDGDKNLEPDTMETDYAAMVMALRDYMAKTGFKKVLLGLSGGVDSAIVAAIAADALGPDNVRCVMMPSEYTSDASLDDAKAAAAALGVRYDVVAIGATRAAVTQTLAPLFAGLDDGLTEENIQSRIRGLLLMAQSNKFGEMLLTTGNKSEVAVGYATIYGDMAGGYNPIKDLYKTRVFDICRWRNANHRPWMNAPAGEMIPVAIIDKPPSAELRDDQKDSDSLPEYDVLDGILTLLVDDDASVADCVAAGYDRAVVKKIEHLLYISEYKRFQSAPGPRLSMKAFWLDRRYPIVNRWRDDT
- a CDS encoding MORN repeat-containing protein, which gives rise to MMRFTSYLIAALLMATPALAQSVQTKQYDDGGIYEGQFLGGLQHGQGTYSLPNGYQYDGEWFEGEIRGNGTARFPNGSLYEGQFAAGKPEGFGVINFADGGTYEGDWLDGKITGRGIARYANGVVYEGDFRNAMHHGQGTMTSPGGYIYAGPWVNGVKEGEGSITYPDGALYNGTLVSGERQGVGTLTMPDGLVYEGTWAAGQIEGTGQLIQPNGDIYEGDLVAGQRQGVGTVTFANGDVYVGGFMNDLRNGNGIFTGVDGYRYTGEWVNGKNEGTGEVTYPDGSIYVGSFVGDLADGTGKITYPDGSTYEGGWEAGVINGTGIATYANGLVYEGDFLNAKNHGMGTMRYVDGYTYVGAWDDGQRSGFGTATYADGTIYEGDFANGQRDGAGKITMADGFTYEGRWSIGEISGLGVATYTNGDVYSGEFRSGRRQGDGTMTYAASGQVADGEWQDGALVTQGANNPSTDGVSAPEPATE